CCCGGTTTTATCCGCGTGGCTCGCGAAGTGACTAAGACGACACCGGTTGTCGCCATCAAAAGTGGCACGACGGCTGCCGGAACCCGCGCCGCTTCGTCGCATACCGGCTCGCTGGCCGGTTCTGAAGCTGCCTATGAAACAGCGTTTGCGCAAAGTGGTATTCTGCGCGCCCGCACCATGAACGAGCTGTTCGATCTGGCGCTGGTCTTTGCCTATCAGCCGATGATCCGCGGGAACCGGGTTGCGATTGTTACCAATGCCGGTGGGCCGGGGATCATCGCTACCGACGCCGTCGAACGTAGTGGCCTGGCAATGGCCGAATTTACGCCTGAAACAATTCGGCATTTGCAGGAAACATTACCACCGAATGCGAATGTCTTTAACCCGATTGATGTGATCGGTGATGCAACCCCGGATCGCTACGCTGTGGCGATTAAAGCCGCCCTGGCCGATCCAAACGTGGACGGCTTGATTATCCTTTTCACGCCCCAGGCTGTCTCTGAACCCCTGACGACCGCCAACCTGATTATCGATCTCGTTAAAGGGTCTGATAAACCGGTAGTAACCAGTTTTATGGGTGGCGCCAGTATCGAAAAAGCGGTGCAGGCGCTTAATGCTGCGCGTATCCCCAACTATCTCTTCCCGGAACGGGCCGTCCAATCACTGGCCGCAATGTACCGGCAATCGCTCTGGCAACGCCGTCCCACTCCAACCTATCGTACCTTTTCGGTTGATCGCGAACGGGTTGCCCGCCTCTTCGCGAGTGTGCGGGAAGCCGGTCGGGTAGAGCTAGGCGAAGTTGAGGCGCGGGAAGTGATCGAGGCGTATGGTATGCGTCTGCCAAAAAGCCGCCTGGCCCAAACTCCCGACGAAGCGGTCGCGATTGCCAATGAGTTCGGGTATCCGGTCGTGATGAAGATATCCAGCCCCGATATTCTGCACAAGAGTGATATTGGCGGCGTTCGAGTTGGTCTGAGTGACGCGAGTGCGGTACGCGATGCATTTGAACTGATCGAATACCGGGCACGCAAGTACCTGCCTTCTGCCCGCATTTGGGGCGTACTGGTACAGGAGATGGTTCGTAAAGGCCGTGAAGTTTTGGTCGGCGTGAGTCGCGATCCGCAGTTCGGGCCACTTATTGCGGTGGGAATGGGAGGCATTTATGTCGAGGTGTTGAAAGATGTTGCCTTCCGCCTCGCACCACTCAGTGTTGAAGAGGTGCAGGAGCAGATACGTTCGATCCGTGCATACCCGCTCTTACGTGGTGTGCGTGGCGAAGCACCGGCTGACATCGCAGCAATTGAAGAGACGGTGCTGCGGGTAAGCCAATTGGTGACCGATTTCCCGGAAATTGTCGAGATGGATATCAATCCACTCGTCGTCCATCATGAAGGTGAGGGCGCAGTCGTCCTCGATGCCCGGATCATCCTCAACTAATGGAGGCAATGATGGCAACACTGTATGTCGCCTCAACCGAAACCTACGTCGGCAAAAGTGCGGTGTGTGTGGGATTGCTGCGGCGGATGCAGCAAGATGGCTTTCGCGTCGGGTATATGAAGCCGGTGAGCGTTTCGGTAACGCACACACCTGATGCGGTTCTCGATGAAGATGCTGCCTTTATCCGCCAAACCATTGGCCTGGATGCGCCGATGGAGCAGGTGGCGCCGGTGTTGATTACACCGGGAGTGATCGAGTCCATTTTACGTGGACAACCACACTCATTTGCCAAAACGCTGCGCGATGCTTACCTGGCCGTGTCGCGTCAGAAAGATATTGTTGTCCTCGAAGGGACAAACACCTGGGCCGAGGGAGCATTGGTCGATCTGACCGCCGATCAGGTTACTGATATGCTCCAGGCTCCTGGTCTGCTCGTCTGTCGTTACACCTCAACCCTGTCGGTTGATACCATTCTGAGCGTGCAGCGTTATGTTGGGGATCGCCTGCTTGGGGTGTTGATCAATCAGGTCGAAGAACCGCACCGCGAGTTTGTGCGTAATCGGGTCACCCCATTCCTGGAGGGGCGTGGGATTCCGGTGCTGGGTATTCTGCCACGTGACCGCTTGCTCTCCGGGGTAACGGTGAACGAGCTGGCTCAACATCTTGGCGGTCAGCTCATTGGGCGCCCAGAATGGGGTGAAAAGATGCTCGATTCGTTGATGATCGGGGCAATGGGCGCTGAGGCAAGCCTCTCATTCTTCCGTCGCCGGGCCAATAAGGCGGTGATTACCGGCGGCGACCGTAGCGATCTACAGTTGATCGCGTTGCAAACCAGTACCAATGCCCTGGTATTGACCGGTAATATCCGGCCAACGATGCAGGTGATGGATCGGGCTGCCGAATTGGAAGTGCCGATTATCCTGGTTGCCGATGACACGCTGAGCACCGTTGATCGCGCTGAACGGTTGTTTGGCAGAGTTCGGTTCCACCAGGAAGCGAAACTGCGCCGCTTTACCGAATTGCTTGATACGCATTTCGATTTTGATCGACTGTATCGCCTGTTGGGGTTGCAAATCCATTAGGAAGTGTTATGACGACCGATCCGTTGCCCGAAAATGCCGAGGTGATCGGCCCATTGATCTTCGTGCCCAATCCTGACTATCCCTATCCGTTTCCGGTTGCCCGTCCTCCGCGTTTCTGGATGGAAGAGATCACCGGACGGTTGGCGGAGGCGATTGAGCAGTATATGCAGGGAGAACCCCTGAGTAGTGATCAGTTAGAGCTGATTAAGCTGTATCTAAAACAATATCTGGAACGTGCAGTGATTGATGACAGTGCAGACCGTAAACGATTACTGAGTCGCATTGACCGTCTGCGTACCACTCGTGATATTGAGCGATTTG
This genomic window from Chloroflexus aurantiacus J-10-fl contains:
- the acs gene encoding acetate--CoA ligase alpha subunit; the protein is MLEAIFSPQSVAVIGASPDPARLGHRVLKNILDHGYQGNIYPIHPRATEVLGLCAYPSVLDVPNPIDLAVVVIPPQHVIAAVDECGRKGIKGLVVITAGFKEVGGAGRELERELLATVRRYGMRMIGPNSLGIIDTISKLNASFANAMPLPGNIALMSQSGAICTAILDWSHQQGIGFSRFVSLGNKTDVDEVALLEAWNRDEHSRVILAYLEAIDDGPGFIRVAREVTKTTPVVAIKSGTTAAGTRAASSHTGSLAGSEAAYETAFAQSGILRARTMNELFDLALVFAYQPMIRGNRVAIVTNAGGPGIIATDAVERSGLAMAEFTPETIRHLQETLPPNANVFNPIDVIGDATPDRYAVAIKAALADPNVDGLIILFTPQAVSEPLTTANLIIDLVKGSDKPVVTSFMGGASIEKAVQALNAARIPNYLFPERAVQSLAAMYRQSLWQRRPTPTYRTFSVDRERVARLFASVREAGRVELGEVEAREVIEAYGMRLPKSRLAQTPDEAVAIANEFGYPVVMKISSPDILHKSDIGGVRVGLSDASAVRDAFELIEYRARKYLPSARIWGVLVQEMVRKGREVLVGVSRDPQFGPLIAVGMGGIYVEVLKDVAFRLAPLSVEEVQEQIRSIRAYPLLRGVRGEAPADIAAIEETVLRVSQLVTDFPEIVEMDINPLVVHHEGEGAVVLDARIILN
- a CDS encoding phosphotransacetylase family protein, which gives rise to MATLYVASTETYVGKSAVCVGLLRRMQQDGFRVGYMKPVSVSVTHTPDAVLDEDAAFIRQTIGLDAPMEQVAPVLITPGVIESILRGQPHSFAKTLRDAYLAVSRQKDIVVLEGTNTWAEGALVDLTADQVTDMLQAPGLLVCRYTSTLSVDTILSVQRYVGDRLLGVLINQVEEPHREFVRNRVTPFLEGRGIPVLGILPRDRLLSGVTVNELAQHLGGQLIGRPEWGEKMLDSLMIGAMGAEASLSFFRRRANKAVITGGDRSDLQLIALQTSTNALVLTGNIRPTMQVMDRAAELEVPIILVADDTLSTVDRAERLFGRVRFHQEAKLRRFTELLDTHFDFDRLYRLLGLQIH